In Pseudoxanthobacter soli DSM 19599, a single window of DNA contains:
- a CDS encoding vWA domain-containing protein produces the protein MALPNDLGTRENTISLESVRLTWEFGIHLGEPVYGVTGQYRMPAASAPGYATITNASVCAGNGGIMPGSKPARLSPADLSPAAWAQAMRGVELLSSSVFRVVLVNNTGGPNTRVYLDVSPDSLVQETGSETALSVPASPSWDRLFRVSSGSPSASDPWLSAAQAKAIFQQGVHVREVRLIRPEFDLSALRGAYDAHLRETCTGPVAAAPTDRKEKGGKEAAAPRKAASAPAQQQNAGPKSAAAPPPLDMSLFGQGKAVASGDTAGNTAVASASSSAPSASSSGRGKATASMLLLIDASGSMQGNRLVEAKRAARDAIKRAASVSGTEFSVASFSGECANPRISVLPFTRDVRAADRFIQSIAASGGTPLGPAVSHVNRFMDASRSKDSKTQIIILLADGADSCNDVGEQVARLKREGILFRHETIGLETDATTSEQLRQVAAASGGSYHHADSAEKLAQSFKAATENSRLLDMLGGFGKTDTKRSGTSGQGSVNWDILSGTSQ, from the coding sequence GTGGCGCTGCCCAACGATCTCGGCACGCGCGAGAACACGATCTCGCTCGAGAGCGTGCGGCTGACGTGGGAGTTCGGCATCCACCTCGGTGAGCCGGTCTACGGCGTCACGGGCCAGTACCGGATGCCCGCGGCATCCGCGCCGGGATATGCCACCATCACCAACGCATCGGTCTGCGCGGGGAACGGCGGCATCATGCCGGGCTCGAAACCGGCGCGGCTTTCGCCCGCGGATCTGTCCCCGGCCGCGTGGGCACAGGCGATGCGGGGTGTCGAGCTCCTGTCCTCGTCCGTGTTTCGCGTCGTGCTCGTCAACAACACCGGCGGGCCCAACACCCGCGTCTATCTCGACGTGAGTCCGGACAGTCTCGTTCAGGAAACCGGCTCGGAAACGGCGCTCAGCGTTCCCGCAAGCCCGTCATGGGACAGGCTCTTCCGCGTCTCCTCCGGGTCCCCGTCCGCCTCCGACCCCTGGCTCTCCGCCGCGCAGGCCAAGGCCATCTTCCAGCAAGGCGTGCATGTCCGGGAGGTGCGGCTGATCAGGCCCGAATTCGATCTGTCGGCGCTGCGCGGCGCCTACGATGCCCACCTGCGCGAGACCTGCACCGGCCCGGTGGCCGCCGCGCCCACGGACCGGAAAGAGAAAGGCGGCAAGGAAGCGGCCGCACCACGCAAGGCGGCATCCGCCCCGGCGCAGCAGCAGAACGCCGGCCCGAAATCGGCCGCCGCGCCGCCGCCGCTCGACATGAGCCTCTTCGGTCAGGGCAAGGCGGTTGCGTCCGGCGACACGGCCGGCAACACGGCCGTCGCGTCCGCCTCGTCATCGGCGCCGTCGGCGTCTTCCTCAGGCAGAGGCAAGGCGACCGCGAGCATGCTGCTGTTGATCGATGCCTCCGGCAGCATGCAGGGGAACCGCCTCGTCGAGGCCAAGCGTGCGGCGCGCGACGCCATCAAGCGTGCGGCGAGCGTCTCCGGCACGGAGTTTTCCGTCGCGAGCTTCTCGGGCGAATGTGCCAACCCGCGGATTTCGGTTCTGCCCTTCACCCGTGACGTGCGCGCGGCCGACCGTTTCATCCAGTCGATCGCCGCCAGCGGCGGAACCCCGCTCGGACCGGCGGTCTCCCACGTCAACCGCTTCATGGACGCCAGCCGGTCGAAGGATTCGAAGACGCAGATCATCATCCTGCTCGCGGATGGAGCGGATAGCTGCAACGACGTCGGCGAGCAGGTCGCCCGGCTGAAGCGCGAGGGCATCCTGTTCCGTCATGAAACCATCGGCCTTGAAACCGATGCCACGACATCGGAGCAGCTCCGGCAGGTCGCCGCCGCGTCCGGCGGCAGCTATCACCACGCCGACAGCGCGGAGAAGCTGGCCCAATCCTTCAAGGCCGCGACCGAAAACAGCCGGCTTCTCGACATGCTCGGCGGCTTCGGAAAGACGGATACGAAGCGCTCCGGCACATCGGGCCAGGGCAGTGTGAACTGGGATATTCTGAGCGGAACGTCGCAATGA
- a CDS encoding tetratricopeptide repeat protein — protein sequence MLFGAVLVGLSATGPARAQLPPEVEADRLLLIARDSMEAQDWAKARDAFEGILALGIAVPPDFHYHYARALSQSGRPVQAKEELTLYLGKADRGSETYRDALALFNTVDAAARRMEEAERKEAAAAARKTEDARKTTARIAEAEAGDVDAQEVVGTWYMYGTNGVKRDYAQARKWLERAAAQEQDMALAGLAFLYVNGWGVPKDFAKAHGYYIRAARKNNVHALHGLGVMYANGHGVRKDPVVAAQWYRKGAEAGSTESMNNLAGLYMKGEGVPLNRDVAYELYLKAGKLGHKGAQKNIQTLFGGFHNWN from the coding sequence GTGCTGTTCGGCGCCGTTCTCGTGGGCCTGTCCGCCACGGGCCCGGCCCGTGCCCAGCTCCCGCCCGAGGTCGAGGCCGACCGGCTGCTTCTCATCGCGCGGGACAGCATGGAGGCACAGGACTGGGCCAAGGCCCGCGATGCGTTCGAGGGCATCCTGGCACTCGGCATCGCGGTGCCGCCGGACTTTCACTATCACTATGCCCGCGCCCTCAGCCAGAGCGGCAGGCCCGTTCAGGCGAAGGAGGAACTCACCCTCTATCTCGGCAAGGCCGATCGCGGCAGCGAGACCTATCGCGATGCGCTCGCCTTGTTCAACACGGTCGATGCAGCGGCCAGGCGCATGGAAGAGGCCGAACGGAAGGAGGCGGCTGCCGCGGCGAGGAAGACAGAGGACGCGCGCAAGACCACGGCCCGGATCGCCGAGGCCGAGGCTGGCGATGTCGATGCGCAGGAAGTCGTCGGCACCTGGTACATGTACGGCACCAACGGGGTGAAGCGTGACTATGCGCAGGCCCGCAAGTGGCTTGAGCGTGCGGCGGCCCAGGAACAGGACATGGCGCTCGCCGGGCTCGCGTTCCTGTATGTGAACGGCTGGGGTGTGCCCAAGGATTTCGCCAAGGCACATGGCTACTATATCCGTGCCGCGCGCAAGAATAACGTTCATGCGCTGCATGGGCTCGGCGTCATGTATGCGAACGGTCACGGCGTCCGGAAGGATCCGGTCGTGGCGGCGCAATGGTATCGCAAGGGCGCGGAAGCCGGATCGACAGAGTCCATGAACAATCTGGCCGGCTTGTACATGAAGGGTGAAGGCGTGCCCCTGAACCGGGACGTCGCCTACGAACTTTATCTGAAGGCCGGCAAGCTGGGCCACAAAGGGGCGCAGAAGAATATCCAGACCCTGTTTGGCGGCTTCCACAACTGGAATTGA
- a CDS encoding EF-hand domain-containing protein, protein MARTILSTLLACGVAVSGFSAAAYAQTAPAAPPAATAPMNTEEKSAFDKNGDGSVSKTEFGDFMSAAFGELDTNKNGSLSPKETKNVMSPEMFKKVDTNGDGKISKPEFMNQANADFKAADKNDNGSLQ, encoded by the coding sequence ATGGCACGCACGATCCTCTCCACCCTCCTGGCCTGCGGCGTCGCGGTTTCCGGCTTCTCCGCCGCCGCCTACGCGCAAACCGCGCCCGCGGCCCCGCCGGCGGCGACCGCCCCCATGAACACCGAGGAGAAGTCTGCCTTCGACAAGAACGGCGACGGCTCGGTTTCCAAGACCGAGTTCGGCGACTTCATGTCGGCCGCCTTCGGCGAACTCGACACCAACAAGAACGGCTCTCTCTCGCCGAAAGAGACGAAGAACGTGATGTCGCCCGAGATGTTCAAGAAGGTCGACACCAACGGCGACGGCAAGATTTCCAAGCCGGAATTCATGAACCAGGCCAACGCCGACTTCAAAGCCGCCGACAAGAACGACAACGGCTCGCTGCAGTAA
- a CDS encoding glycine zipper 2TM domain-containing protein, producing the protein MKYKGITAAVAMAVLVAGCQSSSTSSTQKSEFGCLAGTMTGAVAGGLIGSAFGGGTGKLIGAGLGVAGGGFVGHQLTCN; encoded by the coding sequence ATGAAATACAAGGGAATCACGGCAGCGGTCGCGATGGCGGTGCTAGTCGCCGGTTGCCAGTCGTCGTCCACCTCCAGCACGCAGAAGAGCGAATTCGGCTGCCTTGCCGGCACCATGACGGGCGCTGTCGCGGGCGGCCTGATCGGAAGCGCCTTCGGCGGCGGCACCGGCAAGCTGATCGGCGCGGGCCTGGGCGTCGCGGGCGGCGGCTTCGTCGGCCACCAGTTGACCTGCAACTGA
- a CDS encoding DUF3563 domain-containing protein: MFKPIASKITSALKRMREYDPELEYLNDAQDIYDLERRHMDIDRGRFRRRYPYYL; encoded by the coding sequence ATGTTCAAGCCGATCGCAAGCAAAATCACCAGCGCGCTGAAGCGTATGCGCGAGTACGACCCGGAACTCGAGTATCTGAACGACGCCCAGGACATCTATGACCTCGAGCGCCGTCACATGGATATCGATCGCGGTCGCTTCCGTCGCCGCTATCCTTACTATCTGTAA
- a CDS encoding 50S ribosomal protein L11 methyltransferase, producing MTTLRVRVTAPEATANRLFRLADKAFEDEGLPVTLFETVDSGPWTVEVLFFEEDEGTAVARLADALGGEGEGLAISVEPVGEHNWVEESLKGLAPVSVGRFVVHGAHDRGHAAGTVPIEIDAGLAFGTGHHETTVGCLAAIEARLKRGPVRRPLDLGTGTGVLAIAIAKLCPARVVATDIDPVAVKITVENARLNGVGPRIVAFRATGMSDPRLAKGGFDFVVANILARPLVRLAPAIVRALAPKATVVLSGLRLDDGPRIVSAYCAQGLKLVHRDPRGRWLTLTFVR from the coding sequence ATGACCACCTTGCGCGTCCGCGTCACCGCCCCGGAGGCGACGGCCAACCGTCTGTTCCGCCTCGCCGACAAGGCCTTCGAGGACGAGGGACTGCCCGTCACCCTGTTCGAGACCGTCGACAGCGGCCCGTGGACCGTGGAAGTCCTGTTCTTCGAGGAGGACGAGGGGACCGCTGTCGCGCGCCTCGCCGACGCGCTCGGCGGGGAGGGCGAGGGGCTTGCGATCTCCGTCGAGCCGGTGGGCGAGCACAACTGGGTCGAAGAGAGCCTGAAGGGCCTCGCCCCGGTGTCGGTCGGCCGCTTCGTCGTTCACGGCGCCCACGACCGCGGCCACGCGGCCGGAACGGTGCCCATCGAGATCGACGCCGGGCTGGCGTTCGGCACCGGCCATCATGAGACCACCGTCGGCTGCCTCGCCGCCATCGAGGCCCGGCTGAAGCGCGGTCCGGTGCGCCGGCCGCTCGATCTCGGCACCGGCACCGGCGTGCTGGCGATCGCCATCGCCAAGCTCTGTCCGGCTCGCGTCGTCGCGACCGACATCGATCCGGTCGCCGTGAAGATCACGGTGGAGAACGCGCGCCTCAACGGGGTCGGTCCGCGCATCGTGGCCTTCCGCGCGACCGGCATGTCGGACCCGCGTCTTGCGAAGGGCGGCTTCGATTTCGTCGTCGCCAACATCCTCGCCCGCCCGCTCGTCCGCCTCGCTCCGGCGATCGTCCGGGCGCTCGCGCCGAAGGCGACGGTGGTGCTGTCGGGCCTCCGCCTCGACGACGGACCGAGGATCGTCTCGGCCTATTGCGCGCAGGGCCTGAAGCTCGTGCACCGCGATCCGCGCGGCCGCTGGCTGACGCTGACCTTCGTGCGCTGA